In the genome of Lactuca sativa cultivar Salinas chromosome 3, Lsat_Salinas_v11, whole genome shotgun sequence, the window GAGCTTTGCATTTCAGGAGTGAGCTGCCTTGGTCCTGAAGAAGGTAGCTTCTTTTACTCATTCATTAATTTGCTTTCATTGGAAACACAATGGTACTTGGATTCCATAACTGAACCAATAAATATAAACTTTGATGGATCAGAAACTATAATCTTCGTCGTGTGGAAGGTAGGAATAGATGACATTAAGGAGTCCACCATTGTTGGAACTTGAAACTTCTTCATCGCTCATTAAGTAATGAGAGTCCAAAACCTAGTACAGGAGATTTCAAAGTAGTGAGTAGTAGAACTGAGACTTTGAACTAGTTGAGACCATAAGATAGACCCAAAGTCCATGTTAACCCCATGGTACAGACGGTAGATAAGGATCATGAACGCCTTGCTCGCCCCATCAGACCCTGCAACCCTCTCCGATAAACCCTTGAAGAGAAGGGTAAACagcccattccactgaggaggaaggcatgatttcttgaactttgtgacaGCTGTGAGAACCTTAGTGTACCCCATATCATAGAACATTGTGAAGAGTTGAGTAGTGGTAACAGAATCAGGGTTGATCATGGAGTCGTCGATAGAAATCCTTAGCAACAAGCAATATCAAGCttttgaaatcgacgccttgtgatTGAAGATCTCAAAGAAAGTTCTTTTCTTGACCTTTTCGTAGACATCGGTTGAGTAAACCTGAGAAAGTTGCGACATGGGAACATACTCCACCTCGGTTAGGGCAACTACAAGTGGAGAATATTTGAGGCATTCAACCACTTACAACATATAAGGATCATACTGGAACGGTGAAATTTTCAATGATGAGGTTCTGATTTTGTTTAATGGTGAGAAGTGAGGACTAGGCACTATGTTCATGAACAGAAGAGGAATCCGCCGTTGATGAACCTTCAAGAAAAAGATGAACAGTAAAGTGAGAATACACCGTATagttcttgagaggatttggaagtGGTAAGAGCGTAAAAGGAAGTTGAGAAATCTCTTTATACGATTACCATGAAAGAGAAAAATCTAGAGTGATGATTGTACAATCCGCTGACATAATGCCTGAAAAAGCGCGATTTGATAACTGTTACCCCGAAAAGTGTGTCAAGCGTGTTAGACGGCGTGAGAAAGGAAACGATTCAAATTCACACGCCTTTAAAATCTTATCCTTTCATGTTCTATTTAATTTTAAAACGATCCAAATTCCCTTTGAAATGTCGAGTCATCCTTTCGCTTCATGTGTAATTTCCCTTCGCTCCCAAAATAATGTACCACCGCAACATATTGAACCGAATGCTGTATTTGAGAAATACCAATTAGTACCACGATCAAGATTTgtggaaaatcataaagatcttcgtGTAAGAGTGTGCGAAGGAAAATGAAATAAAGTAAATAATTTGTGGTATTTAAGTGATGTCAATTCAGACATGAAACtgtggatcccgggcacaaatctcttcctttaaagtcaagagagacatagaagtgtctgtgtggtttcctgtTGAAATACGATCAAATGCTTATTAAGAAACATTGAATGGCATCTTTTAATTGTATGGctataagggtggctttcgcttcattCAAACTACGAaacttgatataagaccgaaagttggatgaagtatttgtgagaccggtgtagtctataaAACAAGTAGGTTTGATCATTTTTAGTGACTTGGTGATTTTTGTAGAAATCTCAAAAAGAAAACAGACTGGATCTTATGGGTAGAAAAGCTTTGGTGTCAGACTATTTCACAAAGATTGCACAAAAATTAGAAAGAGATTTCTTGGGTGAAAACTAAAAcatttgattgttcaccgtcaattcgttataggtattggattttgggtttcacttagcacatgGTGAAACAAAGATAAGGAGGTTAAAGAACCATAATGTTTATGAACCGAAGTGTGATGGAGAAAAGTGATAAGGAGGTTAAAGAAccaaaagtacctctgctatataaTAAGGACCGAACaaataactcttaactcaatgtgagaCGAGTAAGGCAGCTCATGACATAAGTGATTTTatcagcctgattgggaagaattgatttgtatatatcaaatcagtaaggcttcacttgaagtctatgaggctttggtcaacatacaacatcatgcttctagggacacttagcaaGTACAAAGATAAAGAGATTTATACCTGTCCTAGCTCCATCATTTGATTTATCCATAATACCTTTCAttgatatttttggtatttttgattttgATAAAAAGCAACAagaacaacaaaaaaaatatttttggattttatgaattttctgaaaaagaaataaaaacagaatggaaaatatttttgagttttatgaattttctgaaaaataaataaaaacagaaaggaaaatatttttgacttttataaattttgtgaaatagacataaaaacataaaggaaaatatttttgagtttaATGAAAAGAAATGAATAATGAAAAGATATACATAGTGTACAAAGAATACAACCAAAACTTCACCTAAAAGTAGTGaagcgaaatggaccgagcgttcggttcatttcgattCCCGATAAAACCGAAGCCTAAATAGACTGAGCGTTCGCTGTATTTCGCTTGTTCAATTTTAATGTGGCAAAAGTAGTTTTGGTACTGATTCAGCTTCCATAATTCCTACACCTGGGCGTATTTTTATTAAAACATACTTCAGGTAAGGCTTTCGTGAAGATGTTAGCTAGTTGAACAACAGATTGAACAAAGTGGATTTCCATATTACCATCTTCAACgcgatctttgatgaagtggtgTTTCAATGTTATATGTTTCGTTTTGGAGTTTTGCACTAGGTTGTGACATATCCGAATAgcgctttctgagtcacaataagGGGTATGTTCTTCATGTTTAGGCCATAGACTCTAAGTTGACTTTTGTATCCAGATGACATGTGAAGTACAAGATGCATCAACAATATACTCAGCTTCGGGTGTAGAAAGAGACACACACGTTtgcttcttggattgccagctgatgagttttccatcaaggaattgacactCACCAGTTATGCTTTTTCGGtccaaaccacatcctccaagatctacatcagagaatgcttgaacaaagaagccagATTTCACTGGGTACCAAAGATCGggagatgaggttcgcttcaaataccgaAAGATATTTTTCATAGCCACCATATGAGGTTCTCGTGGATTAACTTGGAACCTGGTACAATATCAGATAGAGAACATtatatctggtctactagctgttagatacataggagacccaatcatttgacgatagagagtCATAGCAGCAACCGGTTTCTCTAGAGATGGTGTTAACTTCGTTCCGAATGCCGTTGGAACCTTCACTTTAGAATCTCCCAACATACCGAACTTTACCAGTAGTGTCTTAGTAAAGGCTTCTTGATTAATGAATATGCCTTTgagtccctgtcttatgttcagTCCAAGGAataagttaatcggacccattgagctcatctcaaatttagtctccatcaacttccaaaattcagctgttaagctcgATTTCGTGGAaccgaaaatgatgtcatcgacataaatttggacgatcattaGGTGTTCACCCATTTTCTTGTGAAAGAAGGTTggttcaaccgaaccttgtttgaatttagacaattTCAGAAAGCGAGtcagagtttcataccaggccctcggggcttgtttcaggccataaactgccttgtccagaatgtaTCAATGActaggatacttctcgttcacaaaaCCAGGTGGTTGATCAACATACACTgtctcttctagttctccattcaagaacgcacatttgacatccatttgaaaaacttcaaaatttttgTGGCAGCATATGCCAGAAAGATCCGAACTGATTCTAATCTTGCTACGtgagcgaaagtttcttcataatctataccttcttcttgacaatatcctATAACTACCATCCTTGCTTTGTTGCGAATTACGTTCccttctttatccatcttgttccTGAATACCTATTTTAATCCAACCACAAATccatcctttggtgtgggaatcagTCTCCAGACTCGATATcgctcaaactcattgagttcttcTTGCATAGCCTGTACCTAATCAAACTGATCATGTGTAGTACTCACTGTTTTCGGCTCGATCTAGGaaacaaacaaattaaacatGTAGAATTCTATTTGAGAGAACAAAGCAATTTCCTTCGCCTTCAATTTAGAGCGTGTAAGAACTCCCTCAGATGATTCGCCAATTACTCGATTTTTTGGATGATTATGTGTCCATTTTACAAGTGggggataatttggatcataagcaggatccaattcaacatttgTTTCTTCTTTGAATTCTGACTGAGAATCTTCGCCATCTGTATtattattctccccctcgaatgacaaAACAATCTCAACATCCGgtttagaattctccccctcgattggacTTTAATGGGTCATAGTTGGAGATGGGTTCTCCCCCCGGAATGGCAAGTCAGGTCGCTTTGGTGTAGATGAACTCTCCCCCTGAAGTGTAGAACTTCTTTGAGTGGGTTCACTTGAGCTTTGAGGTTCGCTTTGATCTTGAGGTTTGCTTGTGCTTCGAGGTTCGCCTTCCATGTCTTGCGCTGCTTTGTTTATTATCTCCTTCAGGTTGTCAACTTTATTATCTACTGCTTTTGCTTCCAAGAGAGTGGCTttctccggttcatcaaagagcattATGTACTCTTCAAACAGTTTTATATTGGAACCGTTGACCTTTTTGTAGAAAGATCTCCTTCATTGGACTTTTAATGGATTGAAGTTTCTTCATGTAAATATCATCAAATgtgacataataagtttcttcaatcttctttcaTCTTCATTCAGAACTCTATATGGCTTTGAGGTCAGAGAGTAGCCAAGAAAGATCCCTTCATCTGCATTCACATCAAAAttgtttcggttctctttagagttaaagatgaaacgcCTGGAAccgaaaacatggaaaaatttaacGTTAGGCTTACAAGTATTCAGAATTTCATAGGAAGTAATTGAAAATCGGTTATTGAGGAAGGTTCGATTCTGGGTATAGCAGGCAactgcaattgcatcagcccagaagtacagAGGTAGAGAAGTGAAGctgagcatggttcgggccgcttcaCACAACGAACAATTTTTCCTTTCAACtaaaccattttgttgtggagtatagggagcagagaagttgtgagaCACTCCCTTTTAAgtaaaaaattcttcaaactcgtGGTTTTTAAATTCCAGCCCATTGTCATTTCGAACATTTCTAACCACCTTTCGTAGTTGAAGCTCCACTTGCTTAATAAAGTTCTTGAGCTTTGGAGTCGCctttgatttctgtttaagaaagaaagcCCACATGtagcgtgaaaaatcatcaactataacGAGAATGTACTTACTACCAGCAATGTTTTCTATGGCTGAAGGACCACATAGATCGATGAATAAGCTCAAGAGGTTCGATGATCTTTATGTTAATGATTGTGGGATGACTCTTTCAaatttgctttcccatttcacatgcaacacACAGGTGTTCCTTGTGAAAATTTAGAAGTAGCAGTgctcgcacatgatcaccaagagcTAACTTGTTGATGTTTTTGAAGTTAAGGTGCGAAAGTCGtcgatgccacaaccaactttcgtcagaaGGAGCTTTCGTTAGGAGACATACAACAGGCTTTGCACGTATCAGGTTCAAATTTAATGGATACATTTCACATTTTCACTGTGATTTTAGCCAAACCGTCTTAGATTTCTTTTCAATGATCtctgatccttcatcatcaaatgagaccTTCAAGCCAGATCCTACTACCAATTGCGAGATACTTATGAGACTGTGTTTCAATCCTTCCATGTATGCCACCTTTCGAATTGAAAAATCCCTATTTGtgatcattccatatccttttattatgtcatatgagttgttactatatTTGACACATCCACCATCTGTTCGAGCCtgaaactccctcagctcttcccttcttcctgtcatgtgacacgaGCAACCACTATTTATGTACCATTTGTCAACAAAATGCTCGACACTAATAACgtacaaaaattaagcagatttaggaacccaaagttgcttgggtccacgtgagccttttaaAGAACAGGGAATAGTTATTGAAAGATCAACCatataagttctttttattagagtggtttcatctttccttttgatggtaaaaacattgatttttttttatcttttggtTTTCTTAAATCAGGTTGAGGattgttattttgattttgattttcttGTTTCCTAGGGTTAGCAGACGTCTTCTTTGTTTCCTTTTTATCTTTAGAGATGAGCTTCCTTTTTCCCTTGACATCATTGACAATATTGTTAGGATTATGCTTTGGTTGAGAATGAGTAGGATGGGGTTTAGGACCGAAGTTGGGCTTTTGGTTCTTGTCACCACTTGATCTGGGACTAAAACTTATTTTTCGGTTCATCTGACTGCAAGATTGGCAATAAGTGCATGGACCAGAATTATCCTTTGATCGTGCTTTCGCTTCGAGATTTGACGCCTTTTCTGTGCGAACATAATTGGAgttttgggattgccaaaactgCTTCCTTTCATTGAGATTCTTTTGATATCTCCTGTTTCGCTGGCGTTTTTGTTCAGCAAGTTGCTTTTGAGACTTGTGAATATTGACTTTTGGTTTCGGTCTCTTGTCTTGAGATTCATTTTTCATTGAAGAGGTTTCACTTTCCACCTTTGCAGGTTCGCTTGGAATCTCTTCggtaccacttgtacttggtacATCAAAACTTGCAGGCTTATTGAGTGGTTTTGCCATGGATCTGCCTTTAACCCTCCATGAGGTTCTCTCTGATAAACCGATAGTCccatctgcattatcgattggagcagACCAAAAATTATCATCACAACCACCAGCGTTGTCTTCGTTTACTATGGCTGTAAGTTCAATTGTTTTTTTGCTGAGTTACCCTTGTTGTGGTGTATACCTGATTAGGTACGGTTTGTATCTTTTGATATACCACAACCTTCAGTTTTAGAACCTTGGACATATCTTGGGACATTCTAGCGAACTCAACCAAGTTTTTAGATAGAAGCCCTTTGGTAGGTTCAGTTTCGCTTTTGATAATCTCTGAacaatcaacttcatcctctacagatatCTCACTCATATCACTATCCTCATCAAATTTAGAGGTGCTTTCCACgtttattttgttttctgaacttaacttTGCATTCAATGAATGAAATTTCTGCATGGTTTCGGTCTTtattttcaatttatcattttcgtccaaaaggttcTTAAGCAtctccttatggtctttggacttaacaaatgactcaattttgtccagaccaatcTTATAGGCATTAGAGATATCATCTGAAGAAACAATAGATTCACAATTATAACCATCAATATcaacttcatcctcctttaattctaggaagggcaaaatcattttgtgaatcTTTTTGTTGATTTCATAGTCTAAATGCAATTGAGTGATATTTGTATATAAACGTTTAGAAATTAAGCAAAAAATGTTTCTctgtttcaaaagtttcaaattatcATGTTGCAAATAAATAACTTCATCCTTCGTCCTAACTAACTCCACCTCCTTCTACTCTATCCAAATTCTtctttcctcactctttgaagacaccctgctgatttgatcagttaggttagaattttcTAGGCGATTTTGTTTTAGACTACCACTTGAACTAGAAAACttgaatttaaatcatttaattcaTTTTCATAGTTATTAACTGGTATTTTCAAAGACTCGAGGATAGATTATACCTTCTTGATCGACTTATCACATTCGTTGATCAGTTCTCCCATTGGTTTGGCTG includes:
- the LOC128132944 gene encoding uncharacterized protein LOC128132944, which translates into the protein MVVVLTLKALEQFKSYSLVKIVGILKSHESVVTKETNVVSGMGSLALLSKGKNVDEEEEELDLSECDLTNDEYALMVSNPKKFARKKFPTTMKRNWQGSYNSKKGNIADDEFGGVEVWSTDSKDEEVCKPTDGRNFVAKKGNFELGGRYLMVTAGVSPMRGYITKGEGEEAKEREDKCFAAKPMGELINECDKSIKKRNIFCLISKRLYTNITQLHLDYEINKKIHKMILPFLELKEDEVDIDGYNCESIVSSDDISNAYKIAIVNEDNAGGCDDNFWSAPIDNADGTIGLSERTSWRVKGRSMAKPLNKPASFDVPSTSGTEEIPSEPAKVESETSSMKNESQDKRPKPKVNIHKSQKQLAEQKRQRNRRYQKNLNERKQFWQSQNSNYVRTEKASNLEAKARSKDNSGPCTYCQSCSQMNRKISFSPRSSGDKNQKPNFGPKPHPTHSQPKHNPNNIVNDVKGKRKLISKDKKETKKTSANPRKQENQNQNNNPQPDLRKPKDKKKSIVEHFVDKWYINSGCSCHMTGRREELREFQARTDGGCVKYSNNSYDIIKGYGMITNRDFSIRKVAYMEGLKHSLISISQLVVGSGLKVSFDDEGSEIIEKKSKTVWLKSQ